The following proteins are encoded in a genomic region of Nitrospira sp.:
- a CDS encoding DUF1929 domain-containing protein — MPNGFANVPDWFPWENAGGNIAIGDLDGDGRQDLVVLMVDNPPDKNRGLYRVGKRLDAAGIPTDGWGPWIDIPDWFSVENQGAGLALWDLNGNGQLDLVAFMIDAPQGQNQAFYRVARSLDNNGNVTGGWTDWIGIPDWFPWENQHGAIAVTDLDGDGHPELIVLMIDNPQQQNQAYYRIGKRLDADGRVTAGWTGWQPVPDWFSWENQGAGVAIADGNQAGDHDLVIFQIDNAPGQNQAFFKRGARLQITGDVDSWGPWMGVPGWFSWENQGGGLTVADLGGLRKLIALNIDNPPQQNAGLYEVFDLDSDPAREGRWEVLPFKSGVLAVHAALLPMGKVLFFAGSGSSAVRFASPDFGNEAKGIFTSVVWDPAVPPGPGAPNFSHPATLRTPDGKVFDFFCGGDAFLPDGRMLSAGGTLDYNPFKGRADVAVFDPFNETWAFVKQMQHGRWYPTLIAMGDGRVLATTGLNEAGNGHNQAVELYSAATDSWQPLHLPAAFPGLPLYAHLFLMQDGRVFFSGGRMDDPLQVEPCVLDLTQNPIGLTFLPDLLDPVLRNQSASVLLPPAQDQKVLIMGGGPVGKPDKTDATGMVSIVDLKKPHPDYVAAEPMLLPRLHLNAVILPDRTVFVTGGSLKQEDKPLARLQAESYDPATGQWQLMATATIPRLYHSTALLLPDGRVVTAGGNPEGGHSVTWEPPDPEEEMRLEVFSPPYLFKGPRPTIGTVVTEWNYGQQVSVPTPQAVQIRWAHLVKCGVTTHSFNCEQRLVDLPIAARTSTSLRVAVPGNRNLAPPGWYMLFIVDTDGVPSVATWVHLT, encoded by the coding sequence ATGCCAAACGGATTCGCGAATGTGCCGGATTGGTTTCCATGGGAAAACGCCGGCGGCAATATTGCGATCGGTGACTTAGACGGCGACGGTCGCCAGGATCTTGTCGTTCTTATGGTGGACAACCCGCCCGACAAGAACCGCGGCCTGTATCGCGTGGGCAAGCGTCTTGATGCTGCCGGCATCCCCACCGACGGTTGGGGACCGTGGATTGATATTCCGGACTGGTTTTCAGTTGAAAATCAGGGCGCAGGACTCGCCTTGTGGGACTTGAATGGAAACGGTCAGCTCGATCTCGTGGCATTTATGATCGATGCGCCCCAAGGACAGAATCAGGCGTTCTATCGGGTCGCTCGATCACTGGACAACAACGGCAATGTCACCGGCGGCTGGACCGATTGGATAGGCATCCCAGACTGGTTCCCTTGGGAGAATCAGCATGGTGCTATCGCGGTCACTGATCTTGACGGCGATGGCCACCCGGAATTGATCGTCCTCATGATCGACAACCCTCAACAGCAGAACCAGGCCTATTATCGCATTGGGAAACGCCTCGATGCCGACGGGCGTGTCACCGCCGGCTGGACTGGTTGGCAACCGGTGCCGGACTGGTTCTCTTGGGAAAACCAGGGTGCCGGTGTCGCGATAGCCGATGGGAATCAGGCCGGCGATCACGATCTCGTCATTTTCCAGATTGACAACGCGCCTGGGCAGAACCAGGCGTTCTTCAAACGCGGCGCGCGGCTGCAGATCACCGGCGACGTCGACAGCTGGGGACCATGGATGGGTGTCCCCGGTTGGTTCTCTTGGGAGAACCAGGGCGGTGGTCTTACGGTGGCCGATCTCGGTGGACTTCGAAAGCTTATCGCGCTGAACATCGACAACCCGCCCCAGCAGAATGCCGGCCTGTACGAGGTCTTCGATCTGGATTCCGATCCGGCACGCGAAGGAAGGTGGGAAGTACTGCCGTTCAAGTCTGGCGTCCTCGCCGTGCACGCAGCTCTGCTGCCTATGGGAAAAGTGCTGTTTTTTGCCGGCTCGGGGAGCAGCGCCGTGCGGTTCGCGAGCCCGGACTTCGGCAACGAAGCGAAGGGCATCTTTACGAGCGTGGTGTGGGACCCGGCAGTACCACCTGGTCCCGGAGCGCCGAACTTCTCCCACCCGGCCACACTACGGACTCCCGACGGCAAAGTCTTCGATTTCTTCTGCGGCGGCGATGCGTTTCTGCCGGACGGCCGCATGCTGTCGGCTGGTGGAACCCTTGACTATAATCCATTCAAAGGCCGCGCAGATGTCGCTGTCTTCGACCCCTTCAACGAGACCTGGGCATTCGTCAAACAGATGCAGCATGGCCGCTGGTACCCGACACTCATCGCGATGGGTGATGGCCGAGTGCTGGCGACAACCGGTCTCAACGAAGCGGGGAACGGCCACAATCAGGCTGTGGAATTGTACTCGGCTGCAACCGACTCCTGGCAGCCGCTGCACCTCCCGGCCGCTTTTCCAGGTCTGCCGCTGTACGCCCATCTCTTCTTGATGCAAGACGGTCGCGTCTTTTTCTCGGGCGGACGGATGGACGACCCTCTTCAGGTAGAGCCCTGCGTGCTGGATCTCACACAGAACCCGATCGGTCTGACCTTCCTACCAGATCTACTCGATCCTGTGCTCCGGAACCAGTCCGCCAGCGTGCTCCTCCCGCCCGCGCAAGATCAGAAGGTGCTCATCATGGGTGGCGGCCCCGTCGGCAAGCCGGATAAAACCGACGCGACTGGAATGGTGAGCATCGTGGACCTGAAGAAGCCACACCCCGACTATGTCGCAGCTGAGCCTATGTTACTGCCACGGTTACACTTGAATGCCGTGATCCTACCGGACCGGACTGTCTTCGTCACTGGTGGATCACTCAAGCAGGAAGACAAGCCGCTCGCTCGGCTCCAGGCTGAGAGCTATGATCCAGCGACCGGGCAGTGGCAGCTAATGGCGACTGCTACCATCCCACGTCTCTATCACTCGACAGCTCTGCTCTTGCCAGACGGCCGAGTTGTCACCGCCGGCGGGAACCCAGAAGGCGGCCACTCGGTTACCTGGGAGCCGCCGGATCCGGAAGAGGAGATGCGCCTCGAAGTCTTCAGTCCGCCGTACCTCTTCAAGGGCCCGCGACCCACGATTGGCACTGTAGTCACTGAATGGAACTATGGGCAGCAGGTCTCGGTGCCGACGCCGCAGGCAGTTCAGATACGTTGGGCCCATTTGGTGAAATGCGGTGTGACTACGCATTCGTTCAACTGCGAACAGCGGCTTGTCGATCTCCCGATTGCAGCTCGCACGTCAACATCCTTGCGAGTGGCGGTGCCCGGCAACCGGAATCTCGCACCACCTGGATGGTACATGCTCTTCATCGTCGATACGGACGGCGTTCCTTCCGTGGCGACGTGGGTGCATCTGACCTAA
- a CDS encoding GMC family oxidoreductase — translation MMDPKTRRDFLRLAAVAGLSLPLDGCFRAFKQWERGAIRCATPAGLADGAMFDYIVIGSGAGGGPVAANLATAGFRVALLEAGGDETNPNYSVPMFHGFATEDETFRWDYFVKHYEDPDRRRRDSKYVAEHDGVLYPRAGTLGGCTAHNAMITVYPHNSDWDGIAQVTGDASWASESMRRYFERLEQCRYVHGLIEKAENRSRHGFDGWLTTNMADPTLVIKDKQLLDMIASMVEGALREDVGRPLSLLKSHFDPNDWRIVVDSPEGVFGTPLATNEGRRTGTREYLQAVAKACPANLTVVTHALAARILLDRDKRATGVEYLQGPSLYRADPQAKAAPEGIRKTIQARREVILSAGAFNSPQLLKLSGIGPRDELTRFGIEPLVDLPGVGENLQDRYEIGVITEMDRDFQVLRDCTFEPPTSGQQPDPCFADWQNGTGVYTTNGLVISLIKRSSPERPLPDLYIFGVPSYFKGYFPTYSAILRQHKNYFTWAILKAHTQNTAGQVTLRSDDPRDVPEINFHYFDESNDTAQEDLESVVEGIEFVRRISRKAQGVIKREVIPGPAIASRDDLRTFVRNEAWSHHASCSNKMGPATDPMAVVDSRFRVHGTKNLRVVDASVFPRIPGFFIVSAIYMISEKASDVIAEDAGLDDGRR, via the coding sequence ATGATGGATCCCAAGACCCGGCGTGATTTTCTGAGGCTGGCCGCGGTGGCCGGATTGAGCTTGCCGCTCGACGGCTGCTTCCGTGCCTTCAAGCAATGGGAGCGCGGGGCCATCCGGTGTGCCACCCCGGCAGGGCTGGCCGATGGCGCGATGTTTGATTACATCGTGATCGGATCCGGCGCCGGTGGTGGGCCGGTCGCAGCCAACCTCGCGACGGCCGGGTTTCGGGTCGCGCTGCTCGAAGCCGGCGGCGATGAGACGAATCCGAACTACTCGGTGCCGATGTTTCATGGGTTTGCCACCGAGGATGAGACGTTTCGCTGGGATTACTTTGTCAAACACTATGAAGATCCCGATCGACGTCGGCGCGACAGCAAGTACGTGGCGGAGCATGACGGGGTTTTGTATCCGAGAGCCGGGACGCTGGGCGGCTGTACCGCGCACAATGCGATGATCACGGTGTACCCGCACAATAGCGATTGGGACGGCATTGCGCAGGTGACCGGCGATGCGTCATGGGCCAGTGAGTCGATGCGCCGCTATTTCGAACGACTCGAACAGTGCCGCTACGTTCATGGGCTGATCGAAAAAGCGGAGAACCGAAGCCGGCATGGCTTCGATGGGTGGCTCACGACGAACATGGCCGACCCGACCCTGGTGATCAAGGATAAGCAGTTGCTCGATATGATCGCCTCGATGGTGGAAGGCGCCCTCCGTGAAGACGTCGGCCGGCCGCTGAGCCTGCTGAAAAGTCATTTCGATCCCAATGACTGGCGCATCGTCGTCGATAGCCCGGAAGGCGTCTTCGGCACGCCGCTGGCGACGAACGAGGGACGACGGACGGGCACAAGGGAATACCTCCAAGCGGTGGCGAAGGCCTGTCCCGCGAATCTGACCGTCGTGACCCATGCACTCGCCGCTCGGATTCTGCTGGATCGCGACAAGCGGGCGACCGGCGTGGAATATCTGCAAGGGCCGTCGCTGTATCGAGCAGACCCACAGGCAAAAGCCGCTCCTGAAGGAATCCGAAAAACGATTCAGGCACGACGTGAGGTCATTCTCTCCGCCGGTGCCTTCAACAGTCCACAGCTGCTCAAATTATCCGGGATCGGTCCAAGGGACGAGCTGACACGTTTCGGAATAGAGCCCCTGGTCGATCTGCCGGGGGTCGGCGAAAATTTGCAGGATCGGTATGAGATCGGTGTCATCACGGAGATGGATCGCGATTTTCAAGTCCTGCGGGACTGCACGTTCGAGCCGCCGACGTCCGGCCAACAGCCGGACCCCTGCTTTGCGGATTGGCAGAACGGCACGGGCGTCTATACGACCAACGGCCTGGTCATCAGCCTCATCAAACGCTCCAGCCCGGAGCGGCCGCTGCCTGATCTCTACATCTTCGGCGTGCCGAGTTACTTCAAGGGCTATTTCCCCACGTATTCGGCGATCTTGCGTCAGCACAAAAACTACTTTACATGGGCGATTCTCAAGGCCCACACGCAGAACACCGCCGGGCAAGTCACGCTGCGGTCCGACGATCCGCGCGACGTCCCCGAGATCAACTTCCATTATTTCGATGAATCGAACGATACGGCGCAAGAAGATCTGGAGTCCGTGGTCGAGGGCATCGAGTTTGTGCGTCGGATCTCACGCAAGGCTCAGGGCGTGATTAAGCGGGAAGTGATCCCGGGACCGGCCATCGCGAGCCGGGACGATCTGCGCACATTCGTGCGGAACGAAGCGTGGAGCCATCATGCCTCGTGCAGCAACAAGATGGGGCCGGCGACCGATCCCATGGCGGTGGTGGACAGCCGGTTTCGCGTCCACGGGACGAAAAACCTGCGGGTGGTGGATGCGTCCGTCTTTCCTCGTATCCCAGGGTTCTTTATCGTGTCGGCGATCTACATGATCAGCGAGAAGGCCAGTGATGTGATTGCCGAGGATGCCGGACTCGACGACGGACGGCGATGA
- a CDS encoding CusA/CzcA family heavy metal efflux RND transporter encodes MIERLIRNALEQRLLVLLVVLGLIAGGVAAFRHLPIDAFPDVTPVQVQVITRAPSLAPSEIERLVTFPLEIELTNLPGKAELRSVSRFGISVITVVFEDTIDIYFARQLVLERILRARSALPPSAEPVLGPVSTGLSEVFMYLVDGPTQTLMDLRTLQDWVIRPMLRAVPGLADVDTLGGFSKQYEVLVDPDRLTSFELTLRQVQAAVAGNNQNAGGSYIEQGGDKLVVYGVGLARSAGDLEQIVVAAHKGTPIYLKDVAQVRQGTAIRLGGVTRDGKGEVLEGIAVMLRGGNSREIVSTVRDKVELINRVLPAGVKVEPFHDRIELVARALDTVERALLEGAAVVILVLYLFLRNLRGAFVVALTLPLATLATFLIMQQVGLSANLMSLGGLAISLGMIVDAAIVQIENVERHLGEETTGRALSVTGRLPVVLRAVLEVRKPSLFGELIIALTFLPLLTLQGMEGKMFIPLALTVVIALLSSLVLSMTVVPVLAAVIMKPRASQEGERLLERGRRLYRRMLGGAIRSTRLVVFVAAAVLVGGAALVPFIGREFVPIMDEGTIVVNLVRLPSIGLSESLKIAGEVERLLLEIPDVRSVISRTGANELGTDPMGMELSDMFVLLKPKAEWQAQSKTEIEGQVRRRLEQVPGIAFGLSQPIAMRVDELVSGVRSQVAVKLFGEDLETLRVKADEISRVLRQVRGISDLRVEQVSGLYYLKIDIDRAKIARHGINVAEITEVIEAVGGGIAAGEVFEGQWRFPIMVRFPDDRRADVETISALWVTAPDGSRIPLRELADIRIVEGPAQISREHASRRIVIEANVVGRDLVGAVEEAQTGVERLVRLPPGYYVTWGGQFENQQKAMARLALVVPLVIGLIFLLLYFTFGTLRHAALILLAIPFAMVGGLLALLLGGLYLSVPASVGFIALFGVAVLNGVVKIAYITQLREQGMPLDEAVLTGMVLRLRPVLMTAVVAMMALLPLLLATGPGSEIQRPLATVVIGGLFSSTVLTLLVLPVLYRWMEHRIVQRHEADFRRLTPRPATEATPISSVEATRYH; translated from the coding sequence ATGATCGAACGGCTGATCCGCAACGCCTTAGAGCAACGACTCCTTGTGTTGCTGGTTGTTCTCGGACTTATTGCGGGCGGCGTAGCGGCATTCCGCCATCTACCGATCGACGCGTTCCCCGACGTCACTCCCGTCCAAGTTCAAGTCATCACCCGAGCGCCCTCGTTAGCTCCTTCCGAAATCGAACGTCTTGTGACTTTTCCCCTGGAGATCGAGCTGACGAACTTGCCCGGCAAAGCAGAACTCCGGTCAGTGTCGCGATTCGGGATCTCGGTGATCACCGTGGTCTTTGAGGATACGATCGATATCTACTTCGCACGGCAACTCGTCCTGGAACGAATACTTCGAGCGCGATCCGCTCTTCCACCAAGCGCTGAACCTGTGCTGGGGCCGGTCAGTACGGGACTGAGCGAAGTTTTCATGTATCTCGTCGATGGACCGACGCAGACCCTCATGGACTTGCGGACCCTTCAAGATTGGGTGATCCGTCCGATGTTGCGGGCAGTCCCGGGCCTCGCGGATGTCGATACCTTGGGCGGCTTCTCGAAGCAGTATGAGGTGCTCGTCGATCCCGATCGATTGACAAGCTTTGAACTCACATTGCGCCAGGTGCAGGCTGCCGTGGCCGGGAACAACCAAAATGCCGGAGGAAGTTATATCGAGCAGGGCGGGGATAAGTTGGTCGTCTATGGTGTGGGATTGGCCCGCTCTGCGGGGGATCTGGAACAGATCGTGGTGGCAGCGCACAAGGGCACACCGATTTATCTAAAGGATGTCGCGCAGGTTCGCCAAGGGACCGCGATTCGGTTAGGGGGCGTCACGCGTGATGGGAAGGGCGAGGTGCTCGAAGGGATTGCCGTCATGTTGCGGGGTGGCAATAGTCGGGAGATTGTCTCCACGGTGAGAGACAAGGTCGAGTTGATCAACCGGGTGTTGCCGGCCGGCGTGAAGGTGGAGCCTTTCCATGACCGCATCGAATTGGTGGCGCGGGCACTCGATACCGTGGAACGTGCCCTGTTGGAAGGCGCTGCGGTCGTGATACTCGTCCTGTATCTCTTCTTGAGAAATCTTCGTGGCGCGTTCGTCGTTGCTCTGACCTTGCCGTTGGCCACCTTGGCTACATTTCTGATCATGCAACAGGTCGGCCTGTCGGCGAATCTGATGTCACTGGGTGGCTTGGCCATCTCGCTGGGAATGATTGTCGATGCGGCCATCGTGCAGATTGAGAATGTCGAGCGCCATCTGGGCGAGGAGACCACGGGCCGAGCCCTCTCGGTTACCGGCCGTTTACCGGTCGTCTTACGCGCCGTCCTGGAAGTGCGGAAGCCGAGTCTATTCGGGGAATTGATCATTGCGTTGACCTTTCTTCCGCTCCTAACACTCCAAGGAATGGAAGGCAAGATGTTTATTCCGCTGGCGCTGACGGTGGTGATCGCCCTCCTGAGCTCCTTGGTGCTGTCGATGACGGTGGTTCCGGTCCTGGCGGCGGTGATTATGAAACCTCGTGCTTCGCAGGAGGGCGAGCGTCTGTTGGAGCGTGGACGGCGGCTGTATCGCCGAATGTTGGGGGGAGCCATCCGCAGCACTCGCCTGGTCGTCTTCGTGGCGGCCGCGGTGCTCGTCGGCGGGGCAGCTCTGGTTCCGTTCATCGGTCGGGAATTCGTGCCGATCATGGACGAAGGTACGATCGTGGTGAATCTGGTGCGCCTCCCGAGCATCGGCCTCAGCGAATCGCTGAAGATCGCAGGGGAAGTCGAACGGTTGTTGCTGGAAATACCGGACGTGCGCTCCGTGATTTCGCGCACGGGAGCCAATGAGTTGGGGACTGATCCAATGGGGATGGAACTTAGCGATATGTTCGTCTTGCTCAAACCCAAGGCCGAGTGGCAAGCACAGTCCAAAACCGAGATCGAGGGGCAGGTCCGCCGACGGCTGGAGCAAGTGCCCGGCATCGCGTTCGGGCTGTCTCAGCCGATCGCCATGCGCGTCGATGAACTGGTCTCGGGAGTCCGATCTCAGGTCGCCGTCAAACTGTTCGGCGAGGACCTTGAAACCTTGCGGGTGAAGGCGGACGAAATTTCACGGGTGCTGCGGCAGGTGCGCGGTATTTCCGATCTACGAGTCGAGCAGGTGTCGGGGCTGTATTATCTGAAGATCGATATCGATCGTGCCAAGATCGCGCGTCACGGGATCAACGTCGCAGAGATCACGGAAGTGATTGAAGCCGTCGGTGGCGGCATTGCCGCCGGCGAGGTCTTCGAAGGACAGTGGCGCTTTCCAATCATGGTGCGATTTCCGGACGATCGGCGTGCCGATGTCGAGACGATTTCGGCCTTGTGGGTGACAGCCCCGGACGGCTCACGGATTCCTCTTCGCGAGCTGGCCGACATTCGAATTGTGGAAGGACCGGCGCAAATCAGCCGGGAACATGCGAGCCGCCGGATCGTGATCGAAGCGAATGTGGTTGGGCGCGATCTGGTCGGTGCGGTAGAAGAGGCTCAAACAGGAGTCGAACGTCTGGTGCGGCTCCCGCCAGGCTATTATGTCACGTGGGGTGGTCAATTCGAAAATCAACAGAAGGCCATGGCACGTCTAGCCCTGGTCGTGCCTCTGGTCATCGGCTTGATCTTTTTGTTGCTCTATTTCACGTTTGGAACGCTGCGGCACGCGGCGCTGATTCTCCTCGCGATTCCATTCGCCATGGTCGGCGGCCTGCTGGCGTTGTTGTTGGGCGGGCTGTATCTTTCAGTTCCGGCGTCCGTCGGCTTCATCGCCTTGTTCGGTGTGGCGGTGCTCAACGGGGTGGTGAAGATTGCCTACATCACCCAGCTGCGAGAGCAGGGGATGCCATTGGACGAGGCGGTGTTGACCGGCATGGTCCTGCGGTTGCGTCCTGTGCTGATGACTGCGGTGGTCGCAATGATGGCGCTCCTTCCGCTATTGCTGGCGACCGGTCCCGGTTCTGAGATACAACGACCGCTCGCCACAGTCGTGATCGGGGGATTGTTTTCGTCGACAGTTTTGACGTTGTTGGTTTTGCCGGTGTTGTATCGATGGATGGAACATCGGATTGTTCAGCGGCATGAAGCTGATTTCCGAAGGCTTACTCCGCGGCCTGCAACGGAAGCGACACCCATCTCCTCCGTTGAAGCTACCCGTTATCACTAG
- a CDS encoding efflux RND transporter periplasmic adaptor subunit, protein MSIHRVMRLSLASLRIVPFLVIATAHLSCQSKQEDAPKPPPPAATASHLEPGILELPEGSPTLVHLQTERIALRPIRIALKAQAGKILTNENRLAHLSARVPGRIVVVYADFGDRVREGDRLLLLDSPAFGEAQLEYRKARNVLRVTEQALERAQALLERGAIGAGEHQRREADYENARADLHEAEEKLHLLGMTEKEIQRLAAKTLPHAEVAQVFLRAPFRGEVIDRKATIGEVVDPNKILFTVADLSTVWVRADFPEQQAGRLKPGLTMEVRVSAYPNTTFRGVITYVGAVIDPATRTIMARAEVPNPDGRLRPEMFAEALLVTDEQSVLSVPRVAVQQMGNRQVAFVVQGPRRFEPREVTFVQTATEYVQVITGLAAGDEVVTQGSYALKSEALREQMPTGGPL, encoded by the coding sequence ATGAGCATTCATCGTGTCATGCGCCTCTCGTTGGCTTCTCTTCGAATCGTTCCGTTCCTTGTGATCGCCACGGCCCATCTGTCATGTCAGTCAAAGCAAGAGGATGCTCCGAAGCCGCCGCCTCCGGCAGCCACGGCTTCTCATTTGGAACCAGGTATTCTCGAATTGCCGGAAGGAAGTCCGACCCTTGTGCATCTCCAGACTGAGCGGATAGCTCTCCGCCCGATCCGGATTGCTCTCAAAGCCCAAGCAGGAAAGATTTTGACGAATGAGAATCGACTCGCGCACCTCAGCGCAAGGGTTCCAGGACGTATCGTGGTCGTGTATGCCGACTTTGGAGACCGAGTGAGAGAAGGCGACCGGCTTCTGCTGCTCGATAGCCCTGCCTTTGGAGAGGCTCAGCTGGAATATCGCAAAGCGCGGAATGTTTTGCGTGTGACGGAACAAGCTCTCGAACGGGCCCAAGCGCTGCTGGAGCGCGGCGCAATCGGCGCGGGGGAACATCAACGACGAGAGGCCGACTATGAGAACGCGCGAGCGGATTTGCACGAAGCAGAGGAAAAGCTGCACTTGCTCGGCATGACGGAGAAGGAGATCCAGCGCTTGGCGGCCAAGACATTGCCTCATGCCGAAGTCGCGCAAGTTTTTCTTCGAGCCCCGTTTCGCGGTGAAGTGATCGATCGGAAGGCGACGATCGGTGAGGTCGTCGACCCCAATAAGATACTGTTTACAGTGGCGGATCTCTCGACCGTTTGGGTGCGCGCCGATTTTCCGGAACAACAGGCCGGTCGATTGAAACCCGGGCTGACCATGGAAGTTCGGGTGTCGGCCTATCCGAATACGACGTTTCGAGGGGTCATTACCTATGTCGGCGCCGTGATCGATCCGGCCACCAGGACGATCATGGCGCGCGCGGAGGTACCCAACCCTGATGGCCGATTGCGGCCGGAGATGTTCGCCGAGGCCCTCTTGGTTACGGACGAGCAATCCGTCCTGAGTGTCCCACGCGTGGCGGTGCAGCAGATGGGCAACCGACAGGTCGCCTTTGTCGTACAGGGGCCGCGTCGGTTCGAACCCCGCGAAGTGACCTTCGTCCAGACCGCGACCGAGTATGTCCAGGTCATCACAGGGTTGGCTGCCGGAGACGAGGTGGTGACGCAGGGGAGCTACGCGCTGAAATCTGAGGCGCTCCGGGAGCAGATGCCGACAGGAGGCCCGCTATGA
- a CDS encoding TolC family protein, translating into MRPALACSIIAAFGCAMISGSYLTGHAAELSPSGYTLGQVIQLALQHNPKTKGAEAVLEQSQSQRVTADAYLNPTIIASAGPGWIRDPSTGVSIIERTITVQQPLEWLGKRAARQRAADAGVGGARAGLDQTTVSVMADTKGAFFQLLLAQQDAWLARENLKTVEDLVKLVSARVSTKEAPKFELIKATVELQKSQKDLARADNALLVARAKLNTVTGKALGESFAVRGEFETVRAGLELNTLMNQATERQPALRRQQKVVEQAEYTIEHERASRIPNVSVIGQYHREAGDESMTAGLSVALPIWYRRQGEIGAAMGAHREAQAERDRMQQELEQTITQYFQEMQTAQAQMKVFEQGLLHQAKEVLDIAQFSFRHGATSLLEVIDAQRVYRQTLLEYAQAQADHSIALTRLEWAVGGLP; encoded by the coding sequence ATGAGACCTGCACTCGCTTGCAGCATCATCGCCGCCTTCGGATGCGCGATGATATCCGGGTCTTATCTAACGGGCCATGCCGCAGAACTGAGCCCAAGCGGATACACACTAGGTCAAGTCATACAACTTGCGCTTCAACATAACCCCAAGACGAAAGGCGCGGAGGCAGTCTTGGAACAGAGCCAGAGTCAACGGGTCACGGCCGACGCCTATCTCAATCCCACCATCATAGCGTCCGCCGGCCCAGGGTGGATTCGTGACCCTAGCACAGGCGTCTCCATCATCGAACGGACAATTACGGTGCAGCAGCCGCTGGAGTGGCTGGGTAAACGAGCAGCCAGGCAACGGGCCGCTGACGCGGGCGTAGGGGGGGCTCGTGCCGGCCTCGATCAAACAACAGTGTCTGTCATGGCCGACACAAAAGGAGCGTTCTTTCAATTGCTCCTTGCGCAACAAGATGCATGGCTTGCGAGAGAGAATCTGAAGACGGTGGAAGACCTCGTGAAATTGGTGAGCGCGCGCGTCAGTACCAAGGAGGCGCCGAAATTCGAGCTGATCAAGGCGACCGTCGAACTCCAGAAATCTCAAAAGGATCTGGCGAGGGCGGACAATGCGCTCCTCGTGGCCCGCGCCAAACTCAATACGGTGACGGGCAAGGCTCTGGGAGAATCATTTGCCGTCCGAGGAGAGTTCGAAACAGTGAGGGCCGGCTTGGAACTCAACACGCTGATGAATCAGGCAACCGAGCGACAGCCGGCGCTTCGCCGACAGCAGAAGGTGGTCGAGCAAGCCGAATACACGATCGAGCACGAACGCGCATCGCGCATTCCGAATGTTTCGGTGATTGGCCAGTATCACCGAGAAGCCGGCGATGAATCCATGACGGCGGGACTCAGCGTGGCTCTGCCCATTTGGTACCGTCGACAGGGAGAAATCGGGGCGGCAATGGGGGCCCATCGAGAAGCCCAAGCGGAGCGAGATCGAATGCAGCAGGAACTGGAACAGACCATCACCCAGTATTTTCAGGAGATGCAGACCGCCCAAGCGCAGATGAAGGTGTTCGAACAAGGGCTTCTGCATCAGGCCAAAGAAGTCCTCGACATCGCCCAGTTCAGTTTTCGCCATGGAGCGACCAGCCTGCTCGAAGTCATTGATGCGCAACGTGTCTATCGCCAGACCTTGCTCGAATATGCTCAGGCGCAAGCCGATCATTCCATCGCGCTGACCAGACTGGAGTGGGCAGTGGGAGGGTTGCCATGA